One genomic window of Coffea eugenioides isolate CCC68of chromosome 1, Ceug_1.0, whole genome shotgun sequence includes the following:
- the LOC113776016 gene encoding CLAVATA3/ESR (CLE)-related protein TDIF — protein sequence MDIDLLWAVGGWLLIPDCMATLKTSSKISESSSKSQNPFLLFLGLIFIFLVLVHSSDPSISPSLESTQTLVPHSSPSSASSPSPPSSAMKLHSRRSKTMHTPSSSSSSSASREFEAGEHEVPSGPNPISN from the coding sequence ATGGATATTGATCTCTTGTGGGCCGTCGGGGGGTGGCTTCTTATTCCTGATTGCATGGCAACATTGAAAACCTCATCGAAAATCTCCGAAAGCTCTTCAAAATCCCAAAACcctttccttctctttcttGGCCTCATTTTCATCTTCCTCGTTCTCGTACACTCCTCTGATCCCTCCATTAGTCCATCTCTGGAATCAACTCAAACTCTTGTCCCTCATTCTTCACCATCATCAGCCTCATCGCCATCACCACCATCATCTGCTATGAAACTGCACTCCAGAAGGAGCAAAACTATGCACAcgccatcatcatcatcatcatcttctgcTTCTAGGGAGTTTGAAGCTGGTGAACATGAAGTTCCAAGCGGACCAAACCCCATATCAAATTGA